A single window of Mangifera indica cultivar Alphonso chromosome 18, CATAS_Mindica_2.1, whole genome shotgun sequence DNA harbors:
- the LOC123201284 gene encoding endochitinase PR4-like translates to MRKNLLTLALLGIFALAIIPKNVMSQNCGCAANLCCSEFGYCGTGEAYCGKGCREGPCSTTPSPTPSGGGSVASIVTADFFDGIKNQADASCVGKTFYTRDGFLNAANSFPQFGSGSADESKREIAAFFAHVTHETGHLCYTEEIDKSNDYCDPSYTQYPCVAGKKYYGRGPLQLTWNYNYGACGKDEGFDGLNAPETVSNDPAVSFKASLWFWMNNVHSVVNQGFGATIQKINGALECGGKQPDKVNARIGYYKDYCSKFGVDPGQNLSC, encoded by the exons ATGAGAAAAAATTTGCTTACACTTGCTCTGCTGGGCATATTTGCCTTGGCCATTATTCCCAAAAATGTGATGTCTCAAAACTGTGGCTGTGCTGCAAACCTGTGTTGCAGTGAGTTTGGTTACTGTGGCACTGGCGAGGCCTACTGTGGCAAAGGGTGTAGAGAGGGTCCTTGTAGCACAACGCCATCTCCCACACCAAGCGGTGGTGGTAGTGTTGCCAGTATTGTTACAGCTGATTTCTTTGATGGGATAAAGAATCAAGCTGATGCAAGCTGTGTTGGAAAGACCTTCTATACAAGAGATGGATTTCTCAATGCTGCCAATTCGTTTCCCCAGTTTGGATCAGGCTCTGCTGATGAATCCAAACGTGAGATTGCTGCCTTTTTTGCTCATGTTACTCATGAAACTGGAC ATTTATGCTACACTGAAGAGATCGACAAGTCAAACGACTATTGTGACCCATCATACACCCAATACCCCTGTGTCGCCGGAAAGAAGTACTACGGCCGAGGACCTCTGCAGCTAACCTGGAACTACAACTATGGAGCCTGTGGAAAAGACGAGGGGTTCGACGGACTCAATGCCCCAGAAACAGTGTCCAACGACCCTGCTGTCTCCTTCAAGGCTTCCTTGTGGTTCTGGATGAACAATGTTCACTCAGTTGTGAACCAAGGCTTTGGGGCAACCATTCAGAAAATTAATGGTGCTCTTGAATGTGGTGGCAAGCAGCCTGATAAAGTTAACGCTCGTATTGGATATTACAAAGATTATTGCAGCAAATTTGGTGTGGATCCTGGCCAGAATCTATCATGCTAG
- the LOC123201354 gene encoding endochitinase B-like, producing MALNMRKDLLTLALLGIFALAIIPKNVMSQNCGCAANLCCSEFGYCGTGEAYCGKGCREGPCSTTPSPTPSGGGSVASIVTADFFDGIKNQADASCVGKTFYTRDGFLNAANSFPQFGSGSADESKREIAAFFAHVTHETGHLCYTEEIDKSNAYCDPSYTQYPCVAGKKYYGRGPLQLTWNYNYGACGKDEGFDGLNAPETVSNDPAVSFKASLWFWMNNVHSVVNQGFGATIQKINGALECGGKQPDKVNARIGYYKDYCSKFGVDPGQNLSC from the exons ATGGCTCTCAACATGAGAAAAGATTTGCTTACACTTGCTCTGCTGGGCATATTTGCCTTGGCCATTATTCCCAAAAATGTGATGTCTCAAAACTGTGGCTGTGCTGCAAACCTGTGTTGCAGTGAGTTTGGTTACTGTGGCACTGGCGAGGCCTACTGTGGCAAGGGGTGTAGAGAGGGTCCTTGTAGCACAACGCCATCTCCCACACCAAGCGGTGGTGGTAGTGTTGCCAGTATTGTTACAGCTGATTTCTTTGATGGGATAAAGAATCAAGCTGATGCAAGCTGTGTTGGAAAGACCTTCTATACAAGAGATGGATTTCTCAATGCTGCCAATTCGTTTCCCCAGTTTGGATCAGGCTCTGCTGATGAATCCAAACGAGAGATTGCTGCCTTTTTTGCTCATGTTACTCATGAAACTGGAC ATTTATGCTACACTGAAGAGATCGACAAGTCAAACGCCTATTGTGACCCATCATACACCCAATACCCCTGTGTCGCCGGAAAGAAGTACTATGGCCGAGGACCTCTGCAGCTAACCTGGAACTACAACTATGGAGCCTGTGGAAAAGACGAGGGGTTCGACGGACTTAATGCCCCAGAAACAGTGTCCAACGACCCTGCTGTCTCCTTCAAGGCTTCCTTGTGGTTCTGGATGAACAATGTTCACTCAGTTGTGAACCAAGGCTTTGGGGCAACCATTCAGAAAATTAATGGTGCTCTTGAATGTGGTGGCAAGCAGCCTGATAAAGTTAACGCTCGTATTGGATATTACAAAGATTATTGCAGCAAATTTGGCGTGGATCCTGGCCAGAATCTATCATGCTAG
- the LOC123201283 gene encoding endochitinase PR4-like yields the protein MALNMRKDLLTLALLGIFALAIIPKNVMSQNCGCAANLCCSEFGYCGTGEAYCGKGCREGPCSTTPSPTPSGGGSVASIVTADFFDGIKNQADASCVGKTFYTRDGFLNAANSFPQFGSGSADESKREIAAFFAHVTHETGHLCYTEEIDKSNDYCDPSYTQYPCVAGKKYYGRGPLQLTWNYNYGACGKDVGFDGLNAPETVSNDPAVSFKASLWFWMNNVHSVVNQGFGATIQKINGALECGGKQPDKVNARIGYYKDYCSKFGVDPGQNLSC from the exons ATGGCTCTCAACATGAGAAAAGATTTGCTTACACTTGCTCTGCTGGGCATATTTGCCTTGGCCATTATTCCCAAAAATGTGATGTCTCAAAACTGTGGCTGTGCTGCAAACCTGTGTTGCAGTGAGTTTGGTTACTGTGGCACTGGCGAGGCCTACTGTGGCAAAGGGTGTAGAGAGGGTCCTTGTAGCACAACGCCATCTCCCACACCAAGCGGTGGTGGTAGTGTTGCCAGTATTGTTACAGCTGATTTCTTTGATGGGATAAAGAATCAAGCTGATGCAAGCTGTGTTGGAAAGACCTTCTATACAAGAGATGGATTTCTCAATGCTGCCAATTCGTTTCCCCAGTTTGGATCAGGCTCTGCTGATGAATCCAAACGTGAGATTGCTGCCTTTTTTGCTCATGTTACTCATGAAACTGGAC ATTTATGCTACACTGAAGAGATCGACAAGTCAAACGACTATTGTGACCCATCATACACGCAATACCCCTGTGTCGCCGGAAAGAAGTACTACGGCCGAGGACCTCTGCAGCTAACCTGGAACTACAACTATGGAGCCTGTGGAAAAGACGTGGGGTTCGACGGACTCAATGCCCCAGAAACAGTGTCCAACGATCCTGCTGTCTCCTTCAAGGCTTCCTTGTGGTTCTGGATGAACAATGTTCACTCAGTTGTGAACCAAGGCTTTGGGGCAACCATTCAGAAAATTAATGGCGCTCTTGAATGTGGTGGCAAGCAGCCTGATAAAGTTAACGCTCGTATTGGATATTACAAAGATTATTGCAGCAAATTTGGTGTGGATCCTGGCCAGAATCTATCATGCTAG